The Labeo rohita strain BAU-BD-2019 chromosome 22, IGBB_LRoh.1.0, whole genome shotgun sequence genomic sequence CTATGTGATGCTTTGATGGGTGAAGAGAAGATAGATCCAGTGACCGAGGGAGGTTCTGTCACTCTACACACTAATGTTAGTAAACTACATAAATATGTGATACAGTGGTGGTATGAAGATGAAGATAAAGACGAAAAGAATCTCATTGCTAAAGTTGATAAAGTGAAGAATGAGAAACATGTATATGTTGGTGCTGATGGAAGATTCAGAAGCAAACTGGTGGTGGATGGTGAAACTGGAAATCTCAAAATCACAGATATCAGGACTATTCACACTGGACTCTATAAACTGAAGATCATCAGCAGCAAAAGAACCAAATACAAGACAATTTTTGTTCCAGTGAATGGTGAGTATATCAAGTCTTTCAGTGTGTAAATGATCATGCATTGTGAACAGTTTAGATGATCAGAAATCCAGTTGCTCAAAATTAAACCAAATTGAATTACTTACAAATTTGAATGACTTTAATTTGTaccctgctaaaaaaaatctcagatttaatgaaatgttacaatgttatgagaatgaagtcatAAAATTAGAGATTCAGGTAATATCCTCTGTTTTACTTTACtctgatgtttatttatttttattattatttatttttccttatgATTGTTATCTCAAAATATTCTTTCTTTAAAGTCACATACAGTGGGCAAActaaatgacacaaaatttgAATTAAGTTGGTGCTATATGTCAAACTAGTTTAAGAAATGTCTGATATTGAAATTGCAAACTAAATTCATTCCTTTGAATTCCTCTGTTTCTATGTGACACATGTGACATCAAGTGAAGACAGAGTCAACGAATCTGGGAAGTTCTGTCACTCTCCGGAATTATGCTAAAATACAGGAAGATGATTTAATGCTGTGGACGTTTGGAGCTGAAAAGAGTCTCATTGCTAAAATTGATTCGAGGACAAATAGAACTGATGAGAAATTCAGTAACAGACTGCACATGGATGAggagactggatctctgaccattaGAAACATCACAGAGGGAGACGTTGGACAGTATAAACTACAAATTATCAACAGCAAACAGACAACAATCAAGAGATTCAATGTGATTGTCACCAgtgagtaaaacatttattttaataactgtatttattaatgCAACACTTCCagtcctcaaatctgattggttgagcagCATTTTAAGAGTGCTCATTAAGAGCACATTAGCATTTCTTATCAGAAGTCAGCTGGacattataacaaaataaacccCTACAGGAACAGTTCATGGTCAGTAAGAATTTCTAGAATGGACAAAACACGATTATTCAGCAGTCCAGAAATCTTATGATGCTTTTTGTGAGGAACAGGCCAAGatattttttcagcatgtttgttGAACTCTTGTGTCTTCTTTAAGATTGTGTAACATCATCAAAATGTAGATGTGTTTGTAGCATCACTGTTTCTTccactcttttttttaacatttctgttaTTGTCTTTGTATTTTCTGGCAGATTCCACTGGAAACATAGAGAATGAATCCTCTCCATCTGAGCCTTTGTTGGGAAAGCTGGAGGAAATGAGTAGAGTTTGATGAGATAAAACTGATATATCAACAACATTTAAGTGCAAAAAcatatttctgcttttattttatatatctggATTTTTTAAGACTGTGagaacccttttttttttcttcttaaattaaaactttttttttcaaagacagtttaaaaaaaaactgttgataAGGGGGGGTGGGGGTGAAGTCttgatttttaattgttttagagCTTTTGTAGAGTCCTTGTGAACCAATACTCTAGAATTCTGAAATCTGCCCAGTGAAACAGAGAAATAAAGCAGAATTcttcaaaaacaataagcataaCGGTCATTGGGGTGGcaatatgatttaaaaacaataaaccgGTATCACGGTTATgcatcaaaaatcatgtttatttgaCCTGTCCTCCTACTATTTTGTTCTCGAGctgcacacaaaaacaaatagcAGTGTAGTtcgattcacaaacaaatgactcaattgaGCAGCTTCTTTTAATGATTCATTTTCACTCATGTTGCAGGTTTGAATCAGTCTGACGAAACCTTCACTGAATAAACTCAATGAATCGTTACTGAATCAATGACTTCGTTATCATTCCTTTCAGTAATGTCTGTTTTGAAATGAAGTATTTTTTAGTGTACTTCAGGGTTGTGAAACCCAGTAGCATTTTTGATGGGTTAGTGGAATTGATCATTCGCTAAGCCTCGCTTATATGTTTACATGTAGCCTGTCTGCCTGCACTTGCACTGCTGTAGTCAAATTTAgaagagttataaaaaaattgccaaaaatataCTCAGATACActaaatgattatatttattcaaatacatAACACCACTGCATGCATCGCATTTTTGTCTGTAGAGTAGCAGAATGTTACGACACTTTCAAATTATACACAGTGCTAGTATTATGtactttattatttgaaaatctgtatcAGACCTAGTGATACTGTTCGCAACATCTGAACAGCCATGATGGTGCAGTGATTTTAGTAGGCATGTTAATAAACATTTAGAAAGTACTAGAAATATGAATTTCAAATGACTTACTATCAGACAGTATATGCTAGTGATGGCTGCTTTTGAAACACTGCTTCTTGAAGCTTCAAAacctttgcaaatcatttgcttCCAAACACTGGTTTGGAATGCATAtcaaaatgtttgtgtaatataaaatgtgtgtaattaaatatttccaTACACAGTATAATATTTGGCGGTAATATGTAGAGGTCATCTTTGAATTAGCAacctgtttgtgtgttttgatgTAATAACACTTGTTGCTTTGTGCTCATATGAAGTTAGAATGAGCATTGAGAAACTTAAcattattcaataaactctACTCATTTTACCATTACTTTGTTTCCTGCTTCCTGTTCTTTCCTGCCTCTGtctgattaatttaatattcaaaGAAGATGAGTGATTATTAATGTTCCCATGTTTCCAGCATATCAGCTAAAATATCAcaagagctgataaaaacagcTTGTGTTTGCATATTTAGTCACAAGGGGGAGCAACATGAGTTGCTGTGAAACATTGTCCTAGAAAGTATTAGTTgctagtaaaatattaatattaataataataataataaagtatttgcaattttattaaatgaatccATCTCTGAAAATAAAGCGAATTTCAAACCTTATTATATTGCTATgttaatcattaaataaatttatttacacTTCATTAGAAATTAATAGAGATCATGTGGAAAAATTGAGCTAAATGAAGACTGTCTACACAGATCACCTAATAATATTCTGACAGAGGTTTTGAacagaagatgatgatgatcagATCGAGCCGACGAACCAGGGCGACAGGGAGGATCGGAAAGGCCAAGTCGGAGCAGATGGCTCAGGTGACCTAGGCATATCCTTAGCTAATGTTTTAACCATATGTGCATATCGCTCCGTTAAAGATTTAGTGAATGTTTTTGAagtatttgtgtgtatatgtgtgttgcTCATCCTTTGTTGCAAATGGGCTGTGAAAACTCTACAAgtacataaatgtattaaataaccATTTCTGAGACGTCCTGGTTCATTCTCATAGATGTTTCTTCTTCATCTAACTCCCGTTCATACATGTACAGTTGAACACCAGTTCTCACGCTCCTAGACACGTTGCTTCTACCGACTGTTTATTGCTGTAGGTATGAAAAGCAGagatacactatattgccaaaaaaaTTTGCTCACCCATCCAAATAATCGGAATCAGGTGTTCCAATCACTATGGTGAAAAGGGGATTAtggtgtggggttgtttttcaggagctgggcttggccccttagttccagtgaaaggaactctgaatgcttcagcataccaagacattttggacaattccatgctcccaactttgtgggaacagtttggAGCTGCCCCCTTCCTCCTCCAACATGACTGTGcaccagtgcacaaagcaaggtccataaagacatTAAATAACCATTTCCGAGACGTCCTGGTTCATTCTCATAGATGTTTCTTCTTCATCTAACTCCCGTTCACACATGTACAGTTGAACACCAGTTCTCACGCTCCTAGACACGTTGCTTCTACCGACTGTTTATTGCTGTAGGTATGACAAGCAGacatacactatattgccaaaaaaaTTCGCTCAACCATCCAAATAATCGGAATCAGGTGTTCCAATCACTTccatggccacaggtgtataaaatcaagcacctacactgtaaaaaatattccgtaaaatttacggtaaaaaactggcagctgtggttgccagaattttaccgtaaaaaatacggtagcaacattttatgttttgcggttttcacttaaatttacaggtaaataccgtaatttcattaactgatataatgttaatgtaccaacctattgaagtactgaaatctgttttgtacctttgtaatacactgatcaccaccaaaagcaggtggtgatgagaaaaatcacatgatgaaccaaagctcatcacaaacagcttttatatattaatatatagaaggtgcacagggtcattcacacaaacactaaacaccatcatggtaacacacatgaaactgaaataatgcataaacatacatttaacaacattacaTGTAACATagaaccctaatgtacaaaactgataagaaaaaactaagaagaaagggttatttcaacaaaaaacatcaaattaaaaaaaaaaaaatgtaaccggGAATTCTGGGTATGTCAGTTTACGGTAAATTTCActgttcactgtaaattttacggccttttactgttaaccatttaacaggtttttactgtagcatttttacagtattttaccgttaaattcacgttcattttttacagtgtaggcatgcagactgtttttacaaacatttgtgaaagaatgggTCGCTCTCAGGAGCTGAGTGAATTCCAGCGTGGAACTGTGATAGGATGCCACCTGTGCAACAAGTCCAGTCGTGAAATTTCCTtgctcctaaatattccacagtcagctgtcagctgtattataagaaCGTGGAAGTGTTTGGGAATGACAGCAACTCAGCCACGAAGTGGTAAGCCACGTAAACTGACGGAGCAGGGTCAGCGGATGCTGAGGCGCATAGTGCAAAGAGGTCGCCAACAAAGCGTCGGATGCAGTGGTGTAAAGCACGGCACCACTGGACTCTAGAGCAGTGGAGACGCGTTCTCTGGAGTGACGAATTGCGCTTCTCCATCTGGCAATCTGATGGACGAGTCTGGGTTTGGCAGTTGCCAGGAGAACGGTACTTGTCTGACTGCATTGTGCcaagtgtaaagtttggtggagggggattatggtgtggggttgtttttcaggagctgggcttggccccttagttccagtgaaaggaactctgaatgcttcagcataccaagacattttggacagttccatgctcccaactttgtgggaacagtttggCCCCTTCCTCCTCCAACATGACTGTGcaccagtgcacaaagcaaggtccataaagacatgaatgacagagtctggtgtggatgaacttgactggcctgcacagagtcctgacctcaacccAATAGAACACCTTTGGGATAAATTAGAGCGGAGACTGAGAGCCAGGCCTTCTcgtccaacatcagtgtgtgacctcacaaatgcgcttctggaagaatggtcaaaaattcccataaacacactcctaaaccttgtggacagccttcccaaaagagttgaagctgttatagctgcaaaGGGTGGACCGACGTCATTTTAAACCCTATGGATTAGGAATGGGATGTCACTTAAGTTCATATGCGAGTCAAGGCaggtgagcgaatacttttggcaatatagtgtatatatgcTGTGTCCTCTTCTGAAGATGGGTTGGGGAtatgcagctcatttgcatttaaagtggtacaCACCAAAACACAccgcaaaaaaacaaaattttacagttataATAAATTAGCTTTGGGGTATTTTGAACTGAAACTTAACAGACACTTTCTGGGGACATCCAATACcaacattacattttgtaaaaagggACATAATAGAGTAGGAagtttaattatatatgtaaaaaataagatGAAACTCACAATCTGGTCAATATGAATGATCTATATTAGCATAGAGAAAGAACCACTTTATTTACTTATGTtccataattattttaaatatgagatCATTCTGTGCTTATGAGATCATTCTGTGCCATCATTTGTGTTGCTAAGTCATAGTCTGTGCAGATACAATCAAAAAATGGTTGATGAATGCAAAAACAATCTGTTCATAAATAGCTGTGCAAGGAACTGTAAAGGTGCAGagcattaatgtgtgttttgcTTTATATCTGGACATATCTGGAACTCAACCTTCTGCTCAATTCATACTGTATGTCTATTTTTCCTCCATGGGTCTGATAGTGACTTCCATCCTGTTTAGCTGACTTCTTGTAGACTTGatgtcataaaaaaagaaaagcaacaGTAGCCACACCCACGAGAACAGAGACGATCAGTCGGATCACAGCTTCAGTGAAACCACAGCAGTGGACGTggtctgaaaaagaaaaaaaaaaaaacactgaatgggAGGTGGTGTTTTGGTTATTAGGAGCTAAAGTGTCTCCATGGGAGGGCAATGAATCCACAAGCTTTACTATGTGCTTGTTTGAGTGTCCTAGTGCTTGAATTGAATTAAGTCTTATGGTTGGCTCCccacatttttgttgtttttgtttttgttgttgttgttgttgttgggtgggtgagtaaattcaaTCAGATTTGGCTTTGTtatctttaccaaaaaaaacttGACTTCTTATAGGGGGGTCCCGGATCCCCGGAAATTGGATGCTTAGCCAAATAACATTGGGGTTGCATGGCTATTGGCTAACATAAGTGGTTTTAGGTCATTTTTAAGGCTCCCTAGGGAATGTGACTATGTGATTCTTTCTCAGTGATGCTTTCTGCCTTGACTCGCTAATAATCTCTAGATGAGCAGAGAATGAGATGAGCGATTTACTTCTCTGGTGCTTGTCTGGTGTCTGTTTTCTGTTCTAATAGAGTTCAGTAATATTGGCATCCTCAGTCCGGTTTATGGTTGAATTGTTCACTGCACAGCTTAATGACACACAGTTGGGGCTTGATGATCTTTCTGATGATAAATAATTTTGTGGAATCACTgataatgacagattttactGTGACTTTAGTCTTATCAAACACATATCAGTGCTGATACTGACAGTCCtgaatgttattttacattcatattttaattggAATTAAAGCTGTCAATATCATAAAATGTGGATTCAAGAAATATTGAAAGAGTagaaaagtaacattttaaaatattgcaatgACAAAGATATAATTCAAACATCATCACAATGTATTTCCTTACTTACCACAGACTGTAAGATTGAAACTCATGTAGCTGGTCTCTCCACTGAGAACTGCTAGtttataaagtccagagtctgtggttctgctgtttgtgatggtcagagatccagtttcaTCCAGCTTTaatctgtctctgaatctcccatcaggaCCATCATATGTCATGTTGGTTTGCGTGAGCCTACTGACTTCAGCTATTCGAGTGCTTTCAAACATCCACTGTATTAGCAAATATTTCCCTTCCTTAGTAACATCAGTGTTTAGAAAgacagaatctccctccatcactgacactgTCTTCACTTAATTTGtcacatctaaaaaaaataaaaaaaaaaaaaaacagatgcataatatgtatttaaattgggGGTTGgtaactgttgtttaaaaaatacttataatatgaaattatatattttaataaattatatatttaatcatacATGCTTACTTAAGAGAATCAAGAtccagaacaatagatagaaatgatagatatataaatgcataatgaTTTTAGTCCATGTTTCACAAAAGCCCTGAAATTATGTGGATTAAACAATGAAAGAGAATTACCCCTTAAAACAAGAGTCATCTCTTCCTGACAGAGAGTAGAGGTTTATTAGTTCCCTATTTTTTTTGCTAAAGTTAGCTTCACTGGAGCATGCAGCACCAAGCAAGCAAAGATGTCATGCACTTAGCGGTCTTTAGATATATaggacatttacattttaatgggaCATGACAACTAACTGAAAACAGACTTCAGCCACATTATTAACAACATTTATTGTAGCCTAACTGAATGCAATTAATCAGATTTGACTTTGCTATCtttgccaaaataaaaaatatccagGGGGACCCCCAAGTCTGTTTTTTACTTCTTACTGGGGGTCCCGGATTCCCAGAGCCGGATGCATAGCCAAATAGCATTAGCTAGGATTGCATGGCTATT encodes the following:
- the LOC127153421 gene encoding uncharacterized protein LOC127153421 produces the protein MGEEKIDPVTEGGSVTLHTNVSKLHKYVIQWWYEDEDKDEKNLIAKVDKVKNEKHVYVGADGRFRSKLVVDGETGNLKITDIRTIHTGLYKLKIISSKRTKYKTIFVPVNVKTESTNLGSSVTLRNYAKIQEDDLMLWTFGAEKSLIAKIDSRTNRTDEKFSNRLHMDEETGSLTIRNITEGDVGQYKLQIINSKQTTIKRFNVIVTNSTGNIENESSPSEPLLGKLEEMSRV